A section of the Tachysurus fulvidraco isolate hzauxx_2018 chromosome 7, HZAU_PFXX_2.0, whole genome shotgun sequence genome encodes:
- the LOC113635465 gene encoding FERM and PDZ domain-containing protein 1 isoform X1, producing MEDRDRSRSPSRRTSKVEQVVGRWLRRSRESTSRERVLDDDGQGADASPQEHRSSLVKVSIQIPLDPDLKSHGFTLSTHTPSQVEEVITGGPADGKLLPGDQLVKVNDVAVDDLSTEQAVNILKECQDTITVTVLRLTVGPKSSFITPEKRAKLKSNPVKVRFAEEVVVNGHSQGNSLLFLPNVLKVYLENGQTKAFKFEHKTTVKDIVMTLKEKLSISRIEHFSLVLEQQYSIAKLFLLHEHELIQEVVRKRETHDYRCLFRVCFVPKYPQELLEDDAVAFDYLYLQSVSDVLQERFAVEMKCNTALRLAALHIQERLASTGQSPKTPLKTIVKDWGFESFVSNTLLRNMREKDLRKAISLHMKRILLQEHKHKAMTVNQARLSYLSEMSELKSFGGKSFSATMMLQDRESTVSLLVGAQYGVSQVINHKLSIMTTLAEFTSITRVELVTESERVSLVKIYMQDIKPMTLLLESAAAKDLSCLVAGYCKVCIDPQICVFPWTEESASHRISAEEGYVSRCCSDSEDSEVDALLGHETSPNQADRVVINQVVGQEEGKSKTVEEDDVEDKSEKESVENGAGKTKKEIEEPAESLHEDEGETVKCLAENDLIETKEGEQEAKEVELPCVVIVEDPPSEASDSVHTDSRFVTSMSSDSMDALEEDDFLTYFSTNCVSQLNVRDHYLHVDTHAPCPSQPDRQDGDFNDELCSIEFPVDDDEFLCLAALSNIAECLPSPTEASEDEYSEQGGDEDDQEAPEDVFESGEPLNGECVFTFNQGDAKRYYNICTIVTPDSGHIRARKSSSHHTHEEIKEYIERKTEPAPILLQPPPEFGDSSSEDEFFDAQERFIAEEPLSAPMPKGHSRESSVKKRTLSLSNVTVSAGEQRKRDTETRKRERKDKDKLKTEEKNEVSRFRKRSRKRRSFMETEYTSLVTFPAKDKATNYKQIPNHWLEPSHLGEDHPGGPSNQSPCPTVSCLSNAEGEPAQMESKPINLLHGSKISKACQRKQQVILMEPDSMEFKSVTEIMSTSSPAIVAVRTSTEPKVKVKEMSSADGLKKEGAVCGDMSARLLDGHLFFGTLSRDYADYALDVKINDQESLLEGPFNEPLLRKKSRSLPHLNQTSASSTLSLKVPATSFKQIPSMDRLDVENLEMDVQKCSTEPTMRARSQSMSAVCDSSAVSCLTKNLFPQTEPAVCTKEPHSGESSVDPFTQEHSSTVSVGWPTQGYVSGQCSGIFGQLSASTPQRKIQSLPSNLSRSQEVLASNSSLADYAKPARSLSEDISTTGVKSDKDTEVDEEFQNVVCNKSHVERVPKAEPEELSCPSKSPSRLKPDDAVRISPPSLVVTTQNIYGPWGVVTSQETIKLQAGNSRLVGAHSQPLTNCDCRPTDTQPQALSGPNLNPKPDFTCSSVLASVCETVIESAETPMEVCGCQSAYTNCFSGVLENASFDNELTVYEFSCRSQQSIRDRVALVTSIPPSSLSGSSSSFSPSSPLPAFSRVVPPPSLSTELGPLLSPLDTPDCFLSDPHGDAITALLSQHYPLPPTGFLALQTDVDTLLTVLDGAMKDHNCIQEHPRDTCAEHFSENKRRMHVEARGFLAGCQQVVKSGQAPAETLQALADSFHSLLQLTVVCLSFSSCQRCQERHTQTLLGLVDVAQTYQEFARAAERLGMATERRTCHELSIKLLARQCTALTTSVFCLTQLFRTLTAL from the exons atGGAGGACCGGGACCGCAGTCGCTCTCCATCACGCAGGACCAGCAAAGTGGAGCAGGTGGTAGGACGCTGGCTTCGTCGTTCCAGAGAGTCCActagcag AGAGCGAGTGTTAGATGATGACGGACAAGGAGCCGATGCCAGTCCTCAGGAACATAGAAGCTCTTTGGTCAAAGTGAGCATTCAGATCCCACTGGACCCCGACCTCAAGTCCCACGGCTTCACcttgtccacacacactccatcacaggTGGAGGAGGTCATCACAG gggGTCCTGCAGATGGCAAACTCTTACCTGGTGACCAGCTTGTAAAAGTCAATGATGTTGCAGTTGATGACCTGTCTACAGAACAAGCTGTCAACATCCTCAA GGAGTGCCAGGACACCATAACAGTGACAGTCCTCAGATTAACAGtg ggGCCGAAGTCATCCTTCATAACCCCAGAGAAGAGGGCTAAGCTAAAATCCAACCCGGTTAAGGTGCGCTTCGCCGAGGAAGTGGTCGTTAACGGCCACTCGCAG GGTAACTCTCTGCTCTTCCTGCCCAATGTCCTGAAGGTCTATTTAGAGAACGGCCAGACCAAAGCCTTTAAATTCGAGCACAAAACCACCGTTAAG GACATCGTGATGACTCTGAAAGAGAAGCTGTCCATATCCCGCATCGAACACTTCTCCCTGGTGCTCGAGCAGCAGTACAGCATCGCCAAACTCTTCCTGCTGCACGAGCACGAGCTGATTCAAgaa gtggtcaggaagagagagactcATGACTACCGGTGTCTGTTTCGTGTTTGCTTCGTGCCCAAATATCCACAAGAGCTGCTGGAGGACGACGCGGTCGCCTTCGATTATCTCTACTTACAG agtgtgagTGATGTGCTGCAGGAGAGGTTTGCTGTGGAGATGAAGTGTAACACAGCACTCAGATTGGCAGCTCTGCACATACAGGAGAGACTCGCCAGCACCGGCCAGTCTCCCAAAACACCACTAAAGACCATTGT GAAGGACTGGGGTTTCGAAAGCTTTGTCTCCAACACCCTGCTGAGGAACATGAGAGAGAAGGACTTGAGAAAAGCCATCAGTTTACACATGAAGAGGATCCTTTTACAGGAACACAAgcacaag GCGATGACAGTAAACCAGGCCAGGCTTAGCTACCTGAGTGAGATGTCTGAACTCAAGTCATTTGGGGGAAAATCATTTAGTGCCACAATGATG CTACAAGACAGAGAGTCTACGGTGAGCTTGTTGGTGGGTGCTCAGTACGGGGTGAGTCAGGTGATCAATCACAAGCTAAGCATCATGACCACACTGGCGGAGTTCACCAGCATCACCAGGGTGGAGCTCGTTACAGAGTCGGAGCGTGTTAGCCTCGTCAAGATCTACATGCAGGACATTAAG CCCATGACGTTGCTGCTGGAGTCAGCGGCTGCTAAGGACCTGTCATGTCTGGTAGCCGGTTATTGCAAAGTTTGCATAGATCCTCAAATCTGTGTGTTCCCCTGGACAGAGGAATCAGCGAGCCACCGTATATCTGCAGAGGAAg GTTACGTGTCAAGGTGTTGCAGCGACTCCGAAGACTCAGAGGTGGATGCTCTGCTTGGTCATGAAACAAGTCCTAACCAGGCTGATCGTGTGGTCATTAATCAAGTTGTAGGACAAGAGGAAGGAAAGAGCAAAACAGTAGAAGAGGACGATGTGGAAGacaagagtgaaaaagaaagtgTGGAGAACGGagctggaaaaacaaaaaaagaaatagaggaGCCAGCAGAATCTTTGCATGAGGATGAAGGAGAAACGGTAAAGTGTCTTGCAGAAAATGACCTGATAGAAACCAAGGAAGGTGAACAAGAGGCCAAGGAAGTGGAGCTGCCGTGTGTCGTCATTGTCGAGGATCCGCCATCAGAGGCTTCAGATTCGGTTCATACAGACTCACGGTTCGTAACCAGCATGTCCAGTGACTCCATGGATGCTTTAGAGGAGGATGACTTTTTAACCTACTTTTCCACAAACTGTGTCAGCCAACTGAACGTTAGAGATCATTACCTCCATGTAGATACTCACGCGCCATGTCCGAGTCAACCGGATCGGCAAGATGGCGATTTCAATGATGAACTCTGTTCCATTGAGTTTCCTGTTGACGATGACGAATTCTTATGTCTTGCTGCCCTGTCTAACATCGCAGAATGCCTACCCAGTCccactgaggcaagtgaggatGAATATTCTGAACAGGGAGGCGATGAAGATGACCAGGAGGCACCAGAGGACGTTTTCGAAAGCGGTGAGCCTCTGAATGGagaatgtgtgtttacattcaaCCAAGGTGATGCAAAAAGGTACTACAACATTTGCACGATCGTAACACCCGATAGCGGTCACATTCGCGCACGAAAATCTTCTTCTCATCATACTCATGAAGAAATCAAAGAATATATTGAGAGGAAGACTGAGCCTGCACCCATCCTTCTGCAGCCTCCTCCAGAGTTTGGAGACAGCAGTTCAGAGGATGAGTTCTTTGATGCCCAGGAGAGATTTATTGCTGAGGAACCTTTGTCAGCACCAATGCCTAAAG GACATTCTAGAGAATCGAGTGTCAAGAAGCGTACTCTGAGCCTAAGCAACGTCACCGTCAGTGCTGGCGAACAGCGGAAGCGAGACACAGAGactagaaagagagagagaaaagataaaGACAAACTAAAGACGGAGGAAAAAAACGAAGTTTCTAGGTTCCGAAAGAGAAGCAGAAAGCGTCGTTCCTTTATGGAAACAGAGTATACCTCTTTAGTAACATTTCCTGCAAAAGACAAGGCaacaaattacaaacaaatCCCAAATCACTGGTTGGAACCCAGCCATCTTGGTGAAGACCATCCCGGTGGTCCGTCAAATCAAAGCCCCTGTCCCACCGTGTCATGTCTATCAAACGCTGAAGGTGAGCCAGCACAAATGGAATCAAAACCCATCAATCTCCTGCATGGTAGTAAAATCAGTAAAGCATGTCAGCGGAAACAGCAGGTTATATTGATGGAACCGGATTCTATGGAATTTAAGTCGGTCACAGAAATAATGTCTACTTCATCGCCTGCTATCGTAGCAGTACGCACCTCTACAGAGCCTAAAGTAAAAGTCAAAGAGATGAGCAGTGCTGACGGACTCAAAAAAGAAGGTGCAGTTTGTGGAGATATGTCCGCAAGGTTGCTTGATGGCCACTTGTTTTTTGGAACTCTTAGCAGGGACTACGCTGATTATGCTttagatgtaaaaataaatgaccaAGAATCTCTGTTAGAAGGTCCATTTAATGAACCATTGCTCAGGAAAAAGAGTCGCTCACTTCCACACTTAAACCAAACATCTGCATCTAGCACACTTTCTTTAAAGGTCCCAGCCACGTCCTTCAAGCAGATACCAAGCATGGACAGGCTTGATGTAGAAAATCTGGAAATGGACGTTCAGAAATGTTCGACAGAGCCAACAATGAGAGCAAGGAGTCAGAGCATGTCTGCAGTATGTGACAGTAGTGCTGTCTCTTGTTTAACGAAGAACCTCTTCCCTCAGACGGAACCTGCAGTCTGTACCAAAGAACCACATTCTGGTGAGAGTTCTGTTGATCCATTCACCCAAGAACACTCCTCCACCGTATCTGTTGGGTGGCCTACCCAAGGATATGTTTCCGGTCAGTGTTCTGGCATCTTTGGCCAGCTCTCTGCTTCTACACCGCAGAGAAAGATACAGAGCTTGCCCTCGAACCTGTCTCGTTCCCAGGAAGTGCTAGCTAGTAACAGTAGTCTCGCAGATTATGCCAAACCAGCAAGGAGTCTTTCTGAAGATATATCTACGACTGGGGTAAAGTCTGACAAGGACACAGAGGTGGATGAAGAGTTTCAGAATGTAGTTTGCAATAAGTCTCATGTGGAAAGAGTACCGAAAGCTGAACCCGAAGAACTCTCTTGCCCCTCAAAGTCACCTTCAAGACTGAAGCCTGATGACGCTGTCAGAATCAGCCCTCCGTCTCTTGTGGTTACTACGCAAAACATATACGGACCATGGGGTGTTGTGACATCACAAGAGACCATCAAATTACAAGCAGGAAACAGTAGACTTGTGGGTGCACACTCGCAGCCTCTAACAAATTGTGACTGTAGGCCCACCGACACTCAGCCACAGGCCCTGTCTGGACCAAATCTGAACCCAAAGCCTGACTTTACTTGCAGTTCAGTGCTTGCctcagtgtgtgagacagtaaTCGAAAGTGCAGAGACACCTATGGAAGTTTGTGGCTGCCAATCAGCATACACCAACTGCTTCAGCGGCGTTTTGGAAAATGCAAGTTTTGATAATGAACTAACTGTCTACGAGTTCTCCTGCAGATCACAGCAAAGCATACGTGACCGGGTAGCATTGGTGACATCTATCCCTCCTTCATCCCTTTCTggttcatcttcttctttttcaccaTCCTCACCCCTCCCAGCTTTCTCTCGTGTTGTTCCACCACCTTCCTTATCCACGGAACTTGGCCCCCTTCTGTCGCCCCTGGACACCCCTGACTGCTTTCTCTCTGACCCTCATGGAGATGCTATAACTGCTTTACTGTCCCAGCACTACCCCTTACCACCAACAGGCTTCCTGGCTCTACAGACAGATGTTGATACACTACTAACTGTCCTGGATGGTGCTATGAAGGACCACAATTGCATCCAAGAGCATCCCAGAGACACATGTGCAGAGCACTTTTCTGAAAATAAGCGCAGGATGCATGTGGAGGCGCGAGGCTTTCTGGCTGGCTGTCAGCAAGTCGTAAAGTCTGGACAGGCCCCAGCAGAGACACTGCAAGCTCTTGCAGACAGTTTTCACTCACTGTTACAGCTGACCGTCGTATGCCTGAGTTTCTCTAGCTGCCAGAGGTGCCAGGAGCGCCACACTCAGACCTTGTTGGGACTTGTAGACGTGGCGCAGACATATCAGGAGTTTGCACGGGCAGCAGAGCGCTTGGGCATGGCTACAGAAAGGAGGACTTGCCATGAGCTCAGTATTAAACTCCTGGCCCGCCAGTGTACCGCGCTCACAACCTCAGTCTTCTGCCTAACACAGCTATTCCGTACTCTCACGGCCCTTTGA
- the LOC113635465 gene encoding FERM and PDZ domain-containing protein 1 isoform X3, whose amino-acid sequence MEDRDRSRSPSRRTSKVEQVVGRWLRRSRESTSRERVLDDDGQGADASPQEHRSSLVKVSIQIPLDPDLKSHGFTLSTHTPSQVEEVITGGPADGKLLPGDQLVKVNDVAVDDLSTEQAVNILKECQDTITVTVLRLTVGNSLLFLPNVLKVYLENGQTKAFKFEHKTTVKDIVMTLKEKLSISRIEHFSLVLEQQYSIAKLFLLHEHELIQEVVRKRETHDYRCLFRVCFVPKYPQELLEDDAVAFDYLYLQSVSDVLQERFAVEMKCNTALRLAALHIQERLASTGQSPKTPLKTIVKDWGFESFVSNTLLRNMREKDLRKAISLHMKRILLQEHKHKAMTVNQARLSYLSEMSELKSFGGKSFSATMMLQDRESTVSLLVGAQYGVSQVINHKLSIMTTLAEFTSITRVELVTESERVSLVKIYMQDIKPMTLLLESAAAKDLSCLVAGYCKVCIDPQICVFPWTEESASHRISAEEGYVSRCCSDSEDSEVDALLGHETSPNQADRVVINQVVGQEEGKSKTVEEDDVEDKSEKESVENGAGKTKKEIEEPAESLHEDEGETVKCLAENDLIETKEGEQEAKEVELPCVVIVEDPPSEASDSVHTDSRFVTSMSSDSMDALEEDDFLTYFSTNCVSQLNVRDHYLHVDTHAPCPSQPDRQDGDFNDELCSIEFPVDDDEFLCLAALSNIAECLPSPTEASEDEYSEQGGDEDDQEAPEDVFESGEPLNGECVFTFNQGDAKRYYNICTIVTPDSGHIRARKSSSHHTHEEIKEYIERKTEPAPILLQPPPEFGDSSSEDEFFDAQERFIAEEPLSAPMPKGHSRESSVKKRTLSLSNVTVSAGEQRKRDTETRKRERKDKDKLKTEEKNEVSRFRKRSRKRRSFMETEYTSLVTFPAKDKATNYKQIPNHWLEPSHLGEDHPGGPSNQSPCPTVSCLSNAEGEPAQMESKPINLLHGSKISKACQRKQQVILMEPDSMEFKSVTEIMSTSSPAIVAVRTSTEPKVKVKEMSSADGLKKEGAVCGDMSARLLDGHLFFGTLSRDYADYALDVKINDQESLLEGPFNEPLLRKKSRSLPHLNQTSASSTLSLKVPATSFKQIPSMDRLDVENLEMDVQKCSTEPTMRARSQSMSAVCDSSAVSCLTKNLFPQTEPAVCTKEPHSGESSVDPFTQEHSSTVSVGWPTQGYVSGQCSGIFGQLSASTPQRKIQSLPSNLSRSQEVLASNSSLADYAKPARSLSEDISTTGVKSDKDTEVDEEFQNVVCNKSHVERVPKAEPEELSCPSKSPSRLKPDDAVRISPPSLVVTTQNIYGPWGVVTSQETIKLQAGNSRLVGAHSQPLTNCDCRPTDTQPQALSGPNLNPKPDFTCSSVLASVCETVIESAETPMEVCGCQSAYTNCFSGVLENASFDNELTVYEFSCRSQQSIRDRVALVTSIPPSSLSGSSSSFSPSSPLPAFSRVVPPPSLSTELGPLLSPLDTPDCFLSDPHGDAITALLSQHYPLPPTGFLALQTDVDTLLTVLDGAMKDHNCIQEHPRDTCAEHFSENKRRMHVEARGFLAGCQQVVKSGQAPAETLQALADSFHSLLQLTVVCLSFSSCQRCQERHTQTLLGLVDVAQTYQEFARAAERLGMATERRTCHELSIKLLARQCTALTTSVFCLTQLFRTLTAL is encoded by the exons atGGAGGACCGGGACCGCAGTCGCTCTCCATCACGCAGGACCAGCAAAGTGGAGCAGGTGGTAGGACGCTGGCTTCGTCGTTCCAGAGAGTCCActagcag AGAGCGAGTGTTAGATGATGACGGACAAGGAGCCGATGCCAGTCCTCAGGAACATAGAAGCTCTTTGGTCAAAGTGAGCATTCAGATCCCACTGGACCCCGACCTCAAGTCCCACGGCTTCACcttgtccacacacactccatcacaggTGGAGGAGGTCATCACAG gggGTCCTGCAGATGGCAAACTCTTACCTGGTGACCAGCTTGTAAAAGTCAATGATGTTGCAGTTGATGACCTGTCTACAGAACAAGCTGTCAACATCCTCAA GGAGTGCCAGGACACCATAACAGTGACAGTCCTCAGATTAACAGtg GGTAACTCTCTGCTCTTCCTGCCCAATGTCCTGAAGGTCTATTTAGAGAACGGCCAGACCAAAGCCTTTAAATTCGAGCACAAAACCACCGTTAAG GACATCGTGATGACTCTGAAAGAGAAGCTGTCCATATCCCGCATCGAACACTTCTCCCTGGTGCTCGAGCAGCAGTACAGCATCGCCAAACTCTTCCTGCTGCACGAGCACGAGCTGATTCAAgaa gtggtcaggaagagagagactcATGACTACCGGTGTCTGTTTCGTGTTTGCTTCGTGCCCAAATATCCACAAGAGCTGCTGGAGGACGACGCGGTCGCCTTCGATTATCTCTACTTACAG agtgtgagTGATGTGCTGCAGGAGAGGTTTGCTGTGGAGATGAAGTGTAACACAGCACTCAGATTGGCAGCTCTGCACATACAGGAGAGACTCGCCAGCACCGGCCAGTCTCCCAAAACACCACTAAAGACCATTGT GAAGGACTGGGGTTTCGAAAGCTTTGTCTCCAACACCCTGCTGAGGAACATGAGAGAGAAGGACTTGAGAAAAGCCATCAGTTTACACATGAAGAGGATCCTTTTACAGGAACACAAgcacaag GCGATGACAGTAAACCAGGCCAGGCTTAGCTACCTGAGTGAGATGTCTGAACTCAAGTCATTTGGGGGAAAATCATTTAGTGCCACAATGATG CTACAAGACAGAGAGTCTACGGTGAGCTTGTTGGTGGGTGCTCAGTACGGGGTGAGTCAGGTGATCAATCACAAGCTAAGCATCATGACCACACTGGCGGAGTTCACCAGCATCACCAGGGTGGAGCTCGTTACAGAGTCGGAGCGTGTTAGCCTCGTCAAGATCTACATGCAGGACATTAAG CCCATGACGTTGCTGCTGGAGTCAGCGGCTGCTAAGGACCTGTCATGTCTGGTAGCCGGTTATTGCAAAGTTTGCATAGATCCTCAAATCTGTGTGTTCCCCTGGACAGAGGAATCAGCGAGCCACCGTATATCTGCAGAGGAAg GTTACGTGTCAAGGTGTTGCAGCGACTCCGAAGACTCAGAGGTGGATGCTCTGCTTGGTCATGAAACAAGTCCTAACCAGGCTGATCGTGTGGTCATTAATCAAGTTGTAGGACAAGAGGAAGGAAAGAGCAAAACAGTAGAAGAGGACGATGTGGAAGacaagagtgaaaaagaaagtgTGGAGAACGGagctggaaaaacaaaaaaagaaatagaggaGCCAGCAGAATCTTTGCATGAGGATGAAGGAGAAACGGTAAAGTGTCTTGCAGAAAATGACCTGATAGAAACCAAGGAAGGTGAACAAGAGGCCAAGGAAGTGGAGCTGCCGTGTGTCGTCATTGTCGAGGATCCGCCATCAGAGGCTTCAGATTCGGTTCATACAGACTCACGGTTCGTAACCAGCATGTCCAGTGACTCCATGGATGCTTTAGAGGAGGATGACTTTTTAACCTACTTTTCCACAAACTGTGTCAGCCAACTGAACGTTAGAGATCATTACCTCCATGTAGATACTCACGCGCCATGTCCGAGTCAACCGGATCGGCAAGATGGCGATTTCAATGATGAACTCTGTTCCATTGAGTTTCCTGTTGACGATGACGAATTCTTATGTCTTGCTGCCCTGTCTAACATCGCAGAATGCCTACCCAGTCccactgaggcaagtgaggatGAATATTCTGAACAGGGAGGCGATGAAGATGACCAGGAGGCACCAGAGGACGTTTTCGAAAGCGGTGAGCCTCTGAATGGagaatgtgtgtttacattcaaCCAAGGTGATGCAAAAAGGTACTACAACATTTGCACGATCGTAACACCCGATAGCGGTCACATTCGCGCACGAAAATCTTCTTCTCATCATACTCATGAAGAAATCAAAGAATATATTGAGAGGAAGACTGAGCCTGCACCCATCCTTCTGCAGCCTCCTCCAGAGTTTGGAGACAGCAGTTCAGAGGATGAGTTCTTTGATGCCCAGGAGAGATTTATTGCTGAGGAACCTTTGTCAGCACCAATGCCTAAAG GACATTCTAGAGAATCGAGTGTCAAGAAGCGTACTCTGAGCCTAAGCAACGTCACCGTCAGTGCTGGCGAACAGCGGAAGCGAGACACAGAGactagaaagagagagagaaaagataaaGACAAACTAAAGACGGAGGAAAAAAACGAAGTTTCTAGGTTCCGAAAGAGAAGCAGAAAGCGTCGTTCCTTTATGGAAACAGAGTATACCTCTTTAGTAACATTTCCTGCAAAAGACAAGGCaacaaattacaaacaaatCCCAAATCACTGGTTGGAACCCAGCCATCTTGGTGAAGACCATCCCGGTGGTCCGTCAAATCAAAGCCCCTGTCCCACCGTGTCATGTCTATCAAACGCTGAAGGTGAGCCAGCACAAATGGAATCAAAACCCATCAATCTCCTGCATGGTAGTAAAATCAGTAAAGCATGTCAGCGGAAACAGCAGGTTATATTGATGGAACCGGATTCTATGGAATTTAAGTCGGTCACAGAAATAATGTCTACTTCATCGCCTGCTATCGTAGCAGTACGCACCTCTACAGAGCCTAAAGTAAAAGTCAAAGAGATGAGCAGTGCTGACGGACTCAAAAAAGAAGGTGCAGTTTGTGGAGATATGTCCGCAAGGTTGCTTGATGGCCACTTGTTTTTTGGAACTCTTAGCAGGGACTACGCTGATTATGCTttagatgtaaaaataaatgaccaAGAATCTCTGTTAGAAGGTCCATTTAATGAACCATTGCTCAGGAAAAAGAGTCGCTCACTTCCACACTTAAACCAAACATCTGCATCTAGCACACTTTCTTTAAAGGTCCCAGCCACGTCCTTCAAGCAGATACCAAGCATGGACAGGCTTGATGTAGAAAATCTGGAAATGGACGTTCAGAAATGTTCGACAGAGCCAACAATGAGAGCAAGGAGTCAGAGCATGTCTGCAGTATGTGACAGTAGTGCTGTCTCTTGTTTAACGAAGAACCTCTTCCCTCAGACGGAACCTGCAGTCTGTACCAAAGAACCACATTCTGGTGAGAGTTCTGTTGATCCATTCACCCAAGAACACTCCTCCACCGTATCTGTTGGGTGGCCTACCCAAGGATATGTTTCCGGTCAGTGTTCTGGCATCTTTGGCCAGCTCTCTGCTTCTACACCGCAGAGAAAGATACAGAGCTTGCCCTCGAACCTGTCTCGTTCCCAGGAAGTGCTAGCTAGTAACAGTAGTCTCGCAGATTATGCCAAACCAGCAAGGAGTCTTTCTGAAGATATATCTACGACTGGGGTAAAGTCTGACAAGGACACAGAGGTGGATGAAGAGTTTCAGAATGTAGTTTGCAATAAGTCTCATGTGGAAAGAGTACCGAAAGCTGAACCCGAAGAACTCTCTTGCCCCTCAAAGTCACCTTCAAGACTGAAGCCTGATGACGCTGTCAGAATCAGCCCTCCGTCTCTTGTGGTTACTACGCAAAACATATACGGACCATGGGGTGTTGTGACATCACAAGAGACCATCAAATTACAAGCAGGAAACAGTAGACTTGTGGGTGCACACTCGCAGCCTCTAACAAATTGTGACTGTAGGCCCACCGACACTCAGCCACAGGCCCTGTCTGGACCAAATCTGAACCCAAAGCCTGACTTTACTTGCAGTTCAGTGCTTGCctcagtgtgtgagacagtaaTCGAAAGTGCAGAGACACCTATGGAAGTTTGTGGCTGCCAATCAGCATACACCAACTGCTTCAGCGGCGTTTTGGAAAATGCAAGTTTTGATAATGAACTAACTGTCTACGAGTTCTCCTGCAGATCACAGCAAAGCATACGTGACCGGGTAGCATTGGTGACATCTATCCCTCCTTCATCCCTTTCTggttcatcttcttctttttcaccaTCCTCACCCCTCCCAGCTTTCTCTCGTGTTGTTCCACCACCTTCCTTATCCACGGAACTTGGCCCCCTTCTGTCGCCCCTGGACACCCCTGACTGCTTTCTCTCTGACCCTCATGGAGATGCTATAACTGCTTTACTGTCCCAGCACTACCCCTTACCACCAACAGGCTTCCTGGCTCTACAGACAGATGTTGATACACTACTAACTGTCCTGGATGGTGCTATGAAGGACCACAATTGCATCCAAGAGCATCCCAGAGACACATGTGCAGAGCACTTTTCTGAAAATAAGCGCAGGATGCATGTGGAGGCGCGAGGCTTTCTGGCTGGCTGTCAGCAAGTCGTAAAGTCTGGACAGGCCCCAGCAGAGACACTGCAAGCTCTTGCAGACAGTTTTCACTCACTGTTACAGCTGACCGTCGTATGCCTGAGTTTCTCTAGCTGCCAGAGGTGCCAGGAGCGCCACACTCAGACCTTGTTGGGACTTGTAGACGTGGCGCAGACATATCAGGAGTTTGCACGGGCAGCAGAGCGCTTGGGCATGGCTACAGAAAGGAGGACTTGCCATGAGCTCAGTATTAAACTCCTGGCCCGCCAGTGTACCGCGCTCACAACCTCAGTCTTCTGCCTAACACAGCTATTCCGTACTCTCACGGCCCTTTGA